From Priestia aryabhattai, one genomic window encodes:
- a CDS encoding dihydroorotate dehydrogenase electron transfer subunit has translation MIKHEMMQVVSQRPLTHNVYELTLQGELVRFMNEPGQFVHIRVNNDYLPLLRRPISIAEIDQTHEQFTMIYRAEGAGTSLLAEKQAGQSIDVLGPLGHGFPLDAIESDQTALLVGGGIGVPPLYELSKRLREKGVQVIHVLGFQSKADVFYEREFLALGETYIATVDGSYGTKGFVTTVIDEQQFSYDIMFSCGPTPMLKALENNYTNKPLYISLEERMGCGIGACFACVCKQREDSTAYKKICSDGPVFQAGEVLL, from the coding sequence ATGATCAAACATGAAATGATGCAAGTCGTCAGTCAGCGACCGTTAACACACAATGTATATGAATTAACCCTTCAAGGCGAGCTTGTTCGTTTCATGAATGAGCCGGGGCAGTTTGTGCATATCCGCGTCAACAACGACTATTTGCCACTGCTTCGCAGACCAATCAGTATTGCAGAAATTGACCAAACGCACGAACAATTTACGATGATTTACCGTGCAGAAGGGGCGGGAACATCACTGCTGGCCGAAAAACAAGCCGGACAGTCGATTGACGTGTTAGGTCCGCTTGGCCACGGTTTTCCATTAGATGCGATAGAGTCAGATCAAACAGCTTTATTAGTAGGGGGAGGCATTGGAGTGCCTCCGCTCTATGAGCTTTCAAAAAGACTTCGTGAAAAAGGCGTGCAGGTTATTCACGTTCTGGGTTTTCAATCAAAAGCAGACGTATTTTATGAACGAGAGTTTTTAGCTTTAGGAGAAACATATATTGCAACGGTAGACGGCTCTTACGGAACAAAAGGTTTTGTCACAACGGTGATTGACGAGCAGCAGTTTTCATATGACATTATGTTTTCATGCGGTCCAACTCCGATGTTAAAAGCACTAGAAAATAATTATACTAACAAGCCGCTTTACATTTCTTTAGAAGAAAGAATGGGCTGTGGAATCGGTGCTTGCTTTGCATGTGTATGCAAGCAACGTGAAGATTCTACGGCGTATAAAAAAATCTGCAGCGACGGTCCCGTCTTTCAAGCAGGGGAGGTGCTTCTATGA
- a CDS encoding Rqc2 family fibronectin-binding protein — translation MSFDGIFTYGILQELSETLVSGRISKIYQPFPNELILQVRAKGKNRKLLISAHPNYSRVHFTNEPYENPSEPPMFCMLLRKHLEGSIIEQVYQLGLDRILVIETKGRNEIGDVTYKQLIIEIMGRHSNVVLVDKEKQTIIDSIKHVPMALNRHRTLLPGAPYVLPPSQDKLHPFEADEETVVKKIDFNSGKLATQLVQTFSGLSPLIANEVVFRSGLANRSTLPKSFVETMTLIKEGQFTPTMTTVNQKDYFYLLELTHLEGTKKTYATISELLDRYYYGKAERDRVKQQAHDLVQFISTEKKKNEKKIKKLEQTLQNAEKASDYQLAGELLTANLHLVKKGDAKVDVINYYDENSGTLTISLDPQKSPSQNAQSYFTKYQKAKNSVSIVIEQIEKANEEVQYFESLIQQMDTATHKDIAEIREELVEEGYLRNRQQKQAKKQKNTTPTLEQYVSSDGTTILVGKNNKQNEYLTNRLAARDDVWFHTKDIPGSHVVIRSQEPSEETILEAAHLAAYFSKAKNSSSVPVDYTKIRHVKKPSGAKPGFVTYDNQQTVYVTPSEELVLKLRQS, via the coding sequence ATGTCATTTGATGGTATTTTTACATATGGCATTTTACAAGAATTATCTGAGACCTTGGTTTCAGGACGAATTTCAAAAATATATCAGCCGTTTCCAAACGAGTTGATTTTACAAGTACGCGCTAAAGGTAAAAACCGCAAACTTTTAATCTCAGCTCACCCTAACTATTCACGCGTTCATTTTACAAACGAGCCCTATGAAAACCCATCTGAGCCTCCTATGTTTTGTATGCTTCTTCGCAAGCATTTAGAAGGAAGTATTATTGAACAAGTGTATCAGCTTGGATTAGACCGTATTTTAGTCATTGAAACAAAAGGACGAAATGAAATTGGCGACGTGACGTACAAGCAGCTTATTATTGAAATCATGGGAAGACATAGTAACGTTGTACTTGTAGATAAAGAAAAACAAACGATTATCGACAGTATTAAGCACGTTCCAATGGCCTTGAACAGGCACCGTACGCTTCTACCCGGAGCTCCTTACGTACTGCCTCCTAGCCAAGATAAGCTTCATCCGTTTGAAGCGGATGAAGAAACCGTGGTTAAAAAAATTGATTTTAATAGCGGAAAGTTAGCCACCCAGCTAGTGCAAACCTTCTCGGGGCTTTCTCCTTTAATTGCAAATGAAGTGGTTTTTCGCTCTGGCTTAGCGAATCGTTCTACCCTTCCAAAATCATTCGTCGAAACTATGACGCTGATTAAAGAAGGTCAGTTTACACCGACCATGACAACCGTTAATCAAAAAGACTATTTTTATTTACTAGAATTAACGCATTTAGAGGGTACGAAAAAAACGTATGCAACCATCAGCGAGCTTCTTGACCGCTACTACTACGGGAAAGCAGAGCGAGACCGTGTAAAGCAGCAAGCGCATGATTTAGTACAGTTTATTTCCACTGAGAAAAAGAAAAACGAGAAGAAAATAAAAAAACTTGAGCAAACGCTGCAAAATGCAGAAAAAGCATCTGATTATCAGCTAGCCGGTGAACTCCTTACCGCAAATTTACACCTTGTCAAAAAAGGAGATGCGAAAGTGGATGTTATTAATTATTATGATGAAAATAGCGGTACACTTACGATTTCATTAGATCCACAAAAATCACCGTCTCAAAATGCTCAAAGCTATTTTACAAAGTATCAAAAAGCGAAAAATTCCGTTTCGATTGTAATCGAACAAATTGAAAAAGCAAATGAAGAAGTACAGTATTTTGAATCACTTATTCAACAAATGGATACTGCTACTCACAAAGACATTGCAGAGATTCGTGAAGAGCTTGTGGAAGAAGGATATTTGCGCAACCGTCAGCAAAAACAAGCGAAAAAACAAAAAAACACCACGCCTACACTTGAACAATACGTTTCAAGCGACGGCACGACGATTTTAGTTGGAAAAAACAATAAGCAAAATGAGTATTTAACAAATCGCCTTGCTGCTCGTGATGACGTTTGGTTTCATACGAAAGATATACCGGGTTCTCACGTTGTTATCCGCAGCCAAGAGCCTTCAGAAGAAACAATTTTAGAAGCGGCTCACCTTGCTGCTTACTTTAGTAAAGCCAAGAATTCAAGTTCGGTACCCGTCGACTATACAAAAATTCGCCACGTAAAAAAACCAAGCGGTGCTAAACCTGGTTTTGTGACGTACGATAACCAGCAAACGGTGTATGTAACGCCTAGCGAAGAACTTGTACTGAAGCTGCGTCAGTCATAA
- the pyrF gene encoding orotidine-5'-phosphate decarboxylase, translating to MKQPLIIALDFSSINDVQQFLMPFQQESLFVKVGMELFYKEGLSIISALKEQNHQIFLDLKLHDIPNTVKQGMKSLASLEVDLVNVHAAGGTNMMQAAIEGLDLGTAAGKKRPDCIAVTQLTSTSDEMLKEQQLITHSMQEVVTHYATLAKKSGLDGVVCSTHEVPSIRNAAGEDFLTVTPGIRMGTDSVDDQVRVATPQLAREYGSSAIVVGRSITKAKDPLKAYYEMLQQWKGERITP from the coding sequence GTGAAGCAACCGCTAATCATTGCTCTTGACTTTTCATCAATTAACGATGTACAGCAGTTTTTAATGCCTTTTCAACAAGAGTCATTATTTGTGAAAGTAGGCATGGAACTGTTTTATAAAGAAGGGCTATCCATTATTTCTGCATTAAAAGAGCAAAACCACCAGATCTTTTTAGACTTAAAGCTTCATGATATTCCCAATACAGTAAAGCAAGGGATGAAGTCTTTGGCTTCTCTTGAAGTGGATTTGGTTAACGTTCACGCTGCCGGCGGAACGAACATGATGCAAGCAGCCATTGAAGGACTTGACTTAGGAACCGCTGCTGGCAAAAAGCGCCCGGATTGTATTGCGGTTACTCAGCTAACGAGTACATCTGATGAAATGCTAAAAGAGCAGCAGCTCATTACACATTCGATGCAAGAAGTGGTTACGCATTATGCAACGCTTGCTAAAAAAAGTGGACTAGACGGCGTTGTATGTTCTACTCATGAAGTGCCTTCGATTCGAAATGCAGCAGGAGAGGACTTTTTGACCGTAACGCCGGGTATTCGTATGGGCACAGATTCGGTAGATGATCAAGTCCGCGTAGCAACGCCTCAGCTAGCGAGAGAATATGGATCGAGTGCCATTGTCGTTGGACGTTCTATTACTAAAGCAAAAGACCCGCTTAAAGCATATTATGAGATGTTACAGCAGTGGAAAGGGGAGCGTATTACGCCATGA
- a CDS encoding cation-translocating P-type ATPase has product MKWYELGEKAIVEVTKTDRQHGLTHKEVKARQQQQGFNELTEGEKKPAILVFLEQFKDFMVLVLLAATLISGLLGEYIDAIAIIAIVVINGFLGFFQERKAEKSLHALKELSAPQVAAMREGKWVKLPSKELVVGDVVKFSSGDRIGADLRIMEGKSLEIEESALTGESLPVAKQIKALSGDEVPLGDQDNMAFMGTLVTRGSGTGIVVGIGMKTAMGQIADLLQNAEAMITPLQRKLEQLGKILIVVALALTVLVVGIGVLQGHDLYSMFLAGVSLAVAAIPEGLPAIVTVALSLGVQRMIKQRSIVRKLPAVETLGCASVICSDKTGTLTQNKMTVTHLWSGGMTWRVSGTGYEPKGVFSREEREVDTLSEKPLQQLLVFGLLCNQTSISRKDKEYVIDGDPTEAALLVAAMKAGLTKENIQKQFTIIEEFPFDSTRKMMSVVIEDASHKRYVITKGAPDVLLINSKNILWESRQQTLSVTVHNEVKGAIDQLASQALRTIAIAYRPLGDHESVHTENEAEKDLTFLGLQGMIDPPRPEVKQAVKECRDAGIKTIMITGDHVITAQAIAKQLGILPKNGQVLEGTDLSKMTQEELEQVVDDVYVYARVSPEHKLKIVKALQAKDHIVAMTGDGVNDAPAIKAADIGIAMGITGTDVAKEASSLVLLDDNFATIKSAIKEGRNIYENIRKFIRYLLASNVGEILVMLFAMILALPLPLVPIQILWVNLVTDGLPAMALGLDQPEDNVMKRHPRHPREGIFARGLGWKVVSRGFLIGAATLAAFMIVYDNDPDRLQYAQTIAFATLVMAQLIHVFDCRSEKSIFDRNPFQNLYLVGAVISSIILMLVAIYYPPLQPIFHTMAIAPREWLVILGLASLPTFLLAGSLLTRKPS; this is encoded by the coding sequence ATGAAATGGTATGAATTAGGTGAAAAAGCAATAGTAGAAGTAACAAAAACAGACAGGCAGCATGGTCTTACACACAAAGAAGTAAAAGCACGTCAGCAGCAACAAGGGTTTAATGAATTGACTGAAGGAGAGAAAAAACCAGCCATTCTTGTGTTTCTAGAGCAGTTTAAAGATTTTATGGTGCTGGTTTTACTAGCTGCCACGCTTATTTCAGGGCTTTTAGGAGAATACATCGATGCGATTGCTATTATTGCCATTGTAGTAATTAATGGATTTCTAGGTTTTTTTCAAGAAAGAAAAGCAGAGAAATCTCTTCATGCATTAAAAGAGCTTTCTGCTCCTCAAGTAGCAGCTATGCGTGAAGGGAAATGGGTTAAGTTACCATCTAAAGAGCTGGTAGTAGGAGACGTTGTAAAGTTTTCGAGCGGAGACCGTATCGGAGCTGACCTTCGGATTATGGAAGGCAAAAGTCTAGAAATTGAAGAATCAGCGCTTACGGGAGAGTCTTTGCCTGTTGCCAAGCAAATAAAAGCATTGTCAGGAGATGAAGTGCCGCTTGGAGATCAGGATAATATGGCGTTCATGGGTACGCTTGTGACGCGAGGAAGCGGAACAGGTATCGTTGTAGGGATTGGAATGAAAACAGCAATGGGACAAATTGCTGATTTGCTTCAAAATGCTGAAGCCATGATTACTCCTCTTCAACGGAAGTTAGAGCAATTAGGTAAAATTTTAATCGTTGTAGCTCTTGCACTTACTGTATTAGTTGTCGGGATTGGCGTGCTGCAAGGCCATGATTTATACAGTATGTTCTTAGCGGGAGTTTCCTTAGCTGTTGCTGCCATACCCGAAGGTCTTCCTGCCATCGTAACCGTTGCGTTATCTCTTGGTGTACAGCGCATGATTAAGCAAAGATCCATTGTTCGCAAACTTCCTGCTGTTGAGACACTAGGATGCGCGTCAGTCATTTGCTCAGACAAAACAGGCACATTAACGCAAAATAAAATGACGGTTACTCACCTCTGGTCGGGAGGAATGACATGGAGGGTATCAGGGACAGGGTATGAACCTAAGGGCGTATTTTCACGAGAGGAAAGAGAAGTTGATACACTGAGTGAAAAACCGCTTCAGCAGCTTTTAGTGTTTGGTCTGCTTTGCAATCAAACGTCCATTTCGAGAAAAGATAAAGAATATGTCATCGACGGGGATCCTACTGAAGCGGCTTTGCTTGTTGCCGCGATGAAAGCTGGGCTGACAAAAGAAAACATTCAAAAGCAGTTTACGATTATTGAAGAGTTTCCATTTGATTCAACGCGTAAAATGATGAGCGTAGTAATTGAAGACGCATCTCATAAGCGCTATGTCATAACAAAAGGTGCTCCGGATGTGTTGCTTATAAACAGCAAAAATATTTTGTGGGAAAGCAGACAACAAACGCTGTCGGTAACGGTTCATAATGAAGTAAAAGGAGCGATTGATCAGTTAGCTAGCCAAGCGCTTCGAACCATTGCTATTGCTTATCGGCCATTAGGAGATCATGAGAGCGTTCATACAGAGAACGAAGCGGAAAAAGACCTGACCTTCCTAGGGCTTCAAGGAATGATTGATCCACCAAGACCAGAGGTCAAGCAAGCGGTCAAAGAATGCCGAGACGCAGGCATCAAAACAATTATGATTACAGGTGACCACGTCATTACAGCACAGGCGATTGCAAAACAGCTCGGCATTTTACCGAAAAACGGTCAAGTCTTGGAAGGAACGGATTTATCCAAAATGACGCAGGAAGAGCTAGAACAAGTAGTGGATGATGTTTACGTATATGCGAGGGTATCACCTGAACATAAGCTTAAAATTGTTAAAGCCCTTCAAGCAAAAGATCACATTGTAGCCATGACGGGCGACGGCGTAAATGATGCACCAGCTATTAAAGCAGCAGACATAGGCATTGCGATGGGCATCACCGGGACAGACGTAGCAAAAGAAGCGTCTTCACTCGTTTTGCTTGATGATAATTTTGCTACCATCAAATCAGCGATCAAAGAAGGACGGAACATCTATGAAAATATTCGAAAGTTTATCCGTTACTTGCTTGCATCAAATGTAGGAGAAATTTTAGTTATGCTTTTTGCGATGATTTTAGCACTTCCGCTTCCGCTAGTGCCAATTCAAATATTATGGGTAAACTTAGTAACAGACGGTTTGCCTGCGATGGCTCTTGGCTTAGATCAGCCAGAAGATAACGTGATGAAGCGCCATCCAAGGCATCCGCGCGAAGGTATTTTTGCAAGAGGATTAGGGTGGAAAGTAGTCAGCCGTGGATTTTTAATTGGAGCTGCTACACTTGCTGCGTTCATGATTGTCTACGACAATGACCCAGATCGGTTGCAGTATGCTCAGACGATTGCATTTGCCACGCTTGTCATGGCACAGCTTATTCACGTATTTGACTGCCGAAGTGAAAAATCAATTTTTGATCGCAATCCATTTCAGAACTTATATCTTGTAGGAGCTGTTATTTCATCTATTATCCTTATGCTGGTGGCCATCTACTATCCGCCGCTGCAGCCTATTTTTCATACAATGGCTATTGCACCACGGGAATGGCTCGTTATTTTAGGACTTGCAAGCCTTCCAACTTTTTTACTTGCC
- the pyrE gene encoding orotate phosphoribosyltransferase has product MTKLRKEIAKQLIDIEAVSLQPNEPFTWASGIKSPIYCDNRLTLSYPKVRKEIAKGLQHLIKTYFANAEVIAGTATAGIPHAAWVSEALELPMCYVRSKAKEHGQGNQIEGKVTKGQKVVVIEDLISTGGSVFTAVDALKAQGCEVLGVVSIFTYELEKARQLFKEKELQVYSLTDYSTLVEAANEAGYIEEEAMDKLFKWRENPSDPSWMN; this is encoded by the coding sequence ATGACAAAACTACGAAAAGAAATTGCAAAACAATTAATTGATATTGAGGCAGTAAGCCTTCAACCAAACGAGCCGTTTACGTGGGCCTCTGGAATTAAGTCACCTATTTATTGTGACAACCGTCTAACGCTTAGCTACCCAAAAGTGCGAAAAGAAATTGCAAAAGGTCTGCAGCATTTAATTAAAACGTATTTTGCCAATGCAGAAGTGATTGCTGGTACAGCTACAGCTGGTATTCCTCATGCAGCATGGGTAAGTGAAGCGCTAGAGCTTCCAATGTGCTATGTGCGAAGCAAAGCAAAAGAACATGGCCAAGGAAATCAAATCGAAGGAAAAGTAACAAAAGGTCAAAAAGTAGTTGTAATTGAAGATTTGATTTCAACTGGCGGAAGTGTGTTTACTGCAGTCGATGCATTAAAAGCGCAGGGTTGTGAAGTGTTGGGAGTTGTGTCTATCTTTACATATGAGCTGGAAAAAGCGCGTCAGCTGTTTAAAGAAAAAGAACTTCAAGTTTATTCGCTAACAGACTACTCTACGCTAGTAGAAGCGGCAAACGAAGCGGGATACATTGAAGAAGAAGCGATGGACAAGCTATTTAAATGGCGTGAAAATCCTTCAGACCCTTCATGGATGAACTAA
- a CDS encoding dihydroorotate dehydrogenase: protein MSMLKTTLPGLDLKNPIMPASGCFGFGREYAQFYSLDALGAIMIKATTAETRFGNPTPRVAETSAGMLNAIGLQNPGLEKVMNEELVWLQQYDVPIIANVAGASIEEYVHVAKEISTVSNVKALELNISCPNVKEGGIAFGVDPVIAARLTKAVKDVSNVPVYVKLSPNVSNIVDMAMAVEEAGADGLTMINTLLGMRLDLKTAQPVLANGTGGLSGPSIKPVAIRMVYEVSQKVNIPIIGMGGVTTAEDALEFLYAGASAVAVGTANFVDPYVCPTIIDELPRLLTSLGYEHVSECIGRSWKKREATANHCS from the coding sequence ATGAGTATGCTAAAAACGACATTGCCAGGATTAGATTTGAAAAATCCAATTATGCCAGCATCCGGCTGTTTTGGATTTGGGCGTGAGTATGCTCAATTTTATTCACTTGATGCACTTGGAGCCATTATGATTAAAGCGACTACTGCTGAAACTCGTTTTGGCAATCCAACTCCTCGCGTAGCGGAAACATCTGCAGGAATGTTAAATGCGATTGGATTACAAAATCCTGGGTTAGAAAAAGTAATGAATGAAGAGCTCGTTTGGCTTCAGCAATATGATGTGCCGATTATCGCGAACGTAGCCGGTGCTTCAATTGAAGAATATGTGCACGTGGCAAAAGAAATTTCAACCGTATCAAATGTGAAAGCACTTGAATTGAATATTTCATGCCCTAATGTAAAGGAAGGCGGAATTGCGTTTGGCGTAGATCCTGTCATTGCTGCTCGTTTAACAAAAGCGGTAAAAGATGTTTCAAATGTTCCAGTTTATGTTAAACTATCACCAAACGTATCCAATATTGTAGACATGGCGATGGCTGTTGAAGAAGCTGGCGCGGATGGCTTAACGATGATCAACACGCTTTTAGGGATGCGTCTGGATTTGAAAACAGCTCAGCCGGTTTTAGCGAACGGCACAGGCGGACTGTCAGGCCCATCAATTAAACCGGTAGCAATTCGAATGGTATATGAAGTGAGCCAAAAAGTGAACATTCCAATTATCGGTATGGGCGGAGTGACGACTGCTGAAGATGCACTTGAGTTCCTATATGCAGGTGCAAGTGCAGTAGCGGTTGGTACAGCAAACTTTGTTGATCCGTATGTATGTCCAACCATCATTGACGAACTGCCAAGGCTATTAACATCATTAGGATATGAGCATGTTTCAGAATGTATCGGAAGGAGCTGGAAAAAACGTGAAGCAACCGCTAATCATTGCTCTTGA
- the carB gene encoding carbamoyl-phosphate synthase large subunit, with protein sequence MPKRQDINTILVIGSGPIVIGQAAEFDYAGAQACIALKEEGYKVILVNSNPATIMTDSEMADKVYIEPLTVEFVSSIIRKERPDALLPTLGGQTGLNLAVELHETGILDEFNVEILGTKLSAIEQAEDREQFRSLMNELNQPVPASEIIHTLDEAYAFVEQVNYPVIVRPAYTLGGTGGGICNNEQELIEIVTSGLKHSPVTQCLLEKSIAGFKEIEYEVMRDANDNAIVVCNMENFDPVGIHTGDSIVVAPSQTLSDREYQLLRNASLTIIRALKIEGGCNVQLALDPESFQYYVIEVNPRVSRSSALASKATGYPIAKLAAKIAVGLTLDEMMNPVTGKTYACFEPALDYIVSKIPRWPFDKFESANRKLGTQMKATGEVMAIGRTFEESILKAVRSLESNVHHLELKDAHEFDDAIIEKRIRKAGDERLFYVAEAIRRGVTIQQIHEWSKIDLFFLVKLEKVIAFENVLKEEIHNVEVLQEAKEMGFADCTIAKLWNQTEREVYDFRKQNGVMPVYKTVDTCAAEFESTTPYFYGTFEDENESIVTDRKSVVVLGSGPIRIGQGIEFDYATVHSVWAIKEAGYEAIIVNNNPETVSTDFSISDKLYFEPLTIEDVMHIIDLEKPEGVVVQFGGQTAINLADELEARGVKILGTSLESLDAAEDRKKFEATLARLEVPQPLGKTVTSVEEAVVVAKEIGYPVLVRPSYVLGGRAMEIVYKEEELLHYMKHAVKVHDDHPVLIDRYLTGKEIEVDAISDGETVVIPGIMEHVERAGVHSGDSIAVYPPQTLSQDVKDTIIDYTTRIAKGLNIIGLLNIQFVLSKGEVFVLEVNPRSSRTVPFLSKITRIPMANVATKVILGTSLRELGYESGMHPEEEGVYVKVPVFSFAKLRRVDITLGPEMKSTGEVMGQDSTYEKALYKGLIASGMSIKPYGSVLMTVADKDKEEATALAKRFANIGYQVIATEGTASTFTKEDIRVKIVNKIHHEDHNLLDVIRKGEAQLVINTLTKGKQPARDGFKIRREAVENGVPCLTSLDTAEAILRVLETISFHTTPMKKVRPTKEVTTV encoded by the coding sequence ATGCCAAAACGTCAAGATATTAACACAATTCTCGTAATCGGATCAGGACCAATTGTCATCGGACAGGCGGCAGAGTTTGACTATGCAGGAGCCCAAGCATGTATTGCGTTAAAAGAAGAAGGATACAAAGTTATTCTTGTGAACTCCAATCCCGCAACAATCATGACAGATTCAGAAATGGCAGATAAAGTATATATTGAACCTCTAACGGTTGAATTTGTAAGCTCCATTATTCGTAAAGAACGCCCGGATGCATTACTTCCAACGCTCGGCGGTCAAACGGGACTGAACTTAGCGGTAGAATTACACGAAACAGGCATTTTAGATGAATTTAACGTAGAAATTCTTGGGACAAAATTATCGGCTATTGAACAAGCTGAAGACCGTGAGCAGTTCCGTTCATTAATGAATGAACTAAATCAGCCTGTTCCAGCAAGTGAAATCATTCATACGCTAGACGAAGCGTATGCGTTTGTTGAACAAGTAAACTATCCGGTAATCGTGCGTCCTGCTTATACGCTTGGCGGTACGGGAGGCGGAATTTGTAATAATGAGCAAGAGTTGATTGAAATTGTAACAAGTGGATTAAAACACAGTCCTGTAACACAGTGCTTACTTGAGAAAAGCATTGCAGGCTTTAAAGAAATTGAATATGAAGTAATGCGCGATGCAAACGATAATGCGATCGTAGTATGTAATATGGAAAACTTTGATCCGGTCGGTATTCATACAGGGGATTCAATTGTTGTAGCACCAAGCCAAACGCTAAGCGACCGTGAGTACCAGCTGCTTAGAAATGCGTCACTAACAATTATCCGAGCGCTTAAAATCGAAGGCGGATGTAACGTTCAGCTAGCACTAGACCCAGAGAGCTTCCAGTATTATGTAATTGAAGTAAACCCTCGTGTAAGCCGCTCATCGGCCTTAGCATCAAAAGCAACAGGGTATCCAATTGCAAAATTAGCAGCAAAAATTGCAGTAGGGTTAACATTAGATGAGATGATGAACCCGGTAACTGGTAAGACATACGCATGTTTCGAACCGGCACTAGATTACATCGTATCTAAAATTCCACGCTGGCCGTTTGATAAATTTGAATCAGCTAACCGTAAATTAGGTACACAGATGAAAGCAACGGGTGAAGTAATGGCAATTGGCCGTACGTTCGAAGAGTCAATTTTAAAAGCTGTGCGCTCACTTGAGTCAAACGTTCATCACTTAGAGCTAAAAGATGCGCATGAATTTGATGATGCAATTATTGAAAAGCGTATTCGCAAAGCTGGCGATGAGCGATTATTCTATGTCGCAGAAGCCATTCGCCGCGGCGTAACGATTCAGCAAATTCATGAGTGGAGCAAAATCGATCTTTTCTTCTTAGTAAAACTTGAAAAAGTGATTGCTTTTGAAAATGTATTAAAAGAAGAGATTCATAACGTAGAAGTTTTACAGGAAGCAAAAGAAATGGGATTTGCAGACTGCACGATTGCTAAGCTATGGAATCAAACAGAGCGTGAAGTATATGACTTCCGCAAACAAAATGGCGTCATGCCAGTATACAAAACGGTAGATACATGTGCAGCAGAATTTGAATCTACAACACCATATTTCTACGGTACGTTTGAAGATGAAAACGAATCGATTGTTACAGATCGTAAAAGCGTTGTGGTGTTAGGCTCGGGTCCAATTCGCATCGGGCAAGGAATTGAGTTTGATTATGCAACGGTTCACTCCGTGTGGGCGATTAAAGAAGCTGGATATGAAGCGATTATTGTGAATAACAATCCAGAAACAGTATCAACTGACTTCAGTATTTCAGATAAATTATACTTCGAGCCGCTGACGATTGAAGATGTAATGCATATCATCGATTTAGAAAAACCAGAAGGTGTGGTTGTACAGTTCGGTGGTCAGACAGCAATTAACTTAGCAGACGAGCTAGAAGCAAGAGGCGTCAAGATTTTAGGAACGTCCCTTGAAAGCTTAGATGCAGCAGAAGATCGTAAAAAGTTCGAAGCGACGCTAGCACGTTTAGAAGTACCTCAGCCGCTTGGAAAGACGGTTACTTCAGTTGAAGAAGCCGTGGTTGTCGCAAAAGAAATTGGTTATCCGGTGCTTGTACGTCCTTCATATGTACTAGGCGGACGCGCAATGGAAATTGTGTATAAAGAAGAAGAACTGCTTCACTATATGAAACACGCCGTAAAAGTACACGATGATCATCCTGTATTAATCGACCGCTACTTAACTGGAAAAGAAATTGAAGTAGATGCAATTTCAGACGGTGAAACAGTGGTTATTCCAGGGATCATGGAACATGTAGAGCGCGCGGGTGTACACTCAGGTGACTCCATCGCTGTATATCCACCGCAAACTCTGTCACAGGATGTAAAAGATACAATCATTGATTACACAACACGAATTGCAAAAGGCTTAAACATTATTGGACTGCTTAACATTCAGTTCGTCTTATCAAAAGGAGAAGTGTTTGTTCTTGAAGTAAATCCTCGTTCAAGCCGTACGGTGCCGTTCTTAAGTAAAATCACGCGTATTCCGATGGCCAATGTGGCAACAAAAGTTATTTTAGGAACAAGTTTGCGAGAGCTTGGCTATGAATCAGGCATGCACCCTGAAGAAGAAGGTGTCTACGTAAAAGTGCCGGTCTTCTCATTTGCAAAACTACGCCGTGTAGATATTACGCTTGGACCTGAAATGAAATCTACTGGAGAAGTAATGGGGCAAGATTCAACGTACGAAAAAGCATTATATAAAGGACTAATTGCGTCAGGTATGTCCATTAAGCCGTACGGTTCAGTACTTATGACAGTAGCGGATAAAGATAAAGAAGAGGCAACAGCGTTAGCAAAGCGTTTTGCTAACATCGGCTACCAGGTGATTGCAACGGAAGGAACAGCTTCAACGTTTACAAAAGAAGACATTCGCGTAAAAATAGTAAATAAAATTCATCATGAAGATCACAATCTTTTAGATGTGATACGAAAAGGTGAAGCGCAGCTTGTCATCAACACGCTAACAAAAGGAAAACAGCCTGCGCGTGACGGATTTAAAATTCGCCGTGAAGCAGTTGAGAATGGCGTACCTTGCTTAACATCACTTGATACAGCAGAAGCGATTTTACGAGTGCTTGAAACGATCAGCTTCCATACAACGCCAATGAAAAAAGTGCGTCCAACCAAAGAGGTGACAACCGTATGA